A genome region from Deinococcus sp. HSC-46F16 includes the following:
- a CDS encoding thioesterase family protein has translation MTRPAPHGRARYPHHHPTPTRWADNDVYGHVNNVTYYAYFDTAVNSYLAARGALDVQAGAVIGLVVETGCAFFAPAAFPDLLSVGVRVAHLGRSSVRYELAVFREGEDTACAQGHFVHVYVDRETRRPVPLPPDLRGALEPLTAGT, from the coding sequence ATGACCCGCCCCGCCCCGCATGGCCGCGCCCGCTACCCCCACCACCACCCCACCCCGACCCGCTGGGCCGACAACGACGTGTACGGGCACGTCAACAACGTCACCTATTACGCGTATTTCGACACCGCCGTGAACAGCTACCTCGCCGCACGGGGGGCGCTGGACGTGCAGGCGGGGGCCGTCATCGGGCTGGTCGTGGAGACGGGGTGCGCCTTTTTCGCCCCGGCGGCCTTCCCGGACCTCCTCAGCGTGGGCGTGCGCGTGGCGCACTTGGGGCGCAGCAGCGTGCGGTATGAGTTGGCCGTGTTCCGGGAGGGGGAGGATACGGCCTGTGCCCAGGGGCATTTCGTGCACGTGTACGTGGACCGGGAGACAAGACGGCCCGTGCCGTTGCCGCCCGACTTGCGGGGGGCTCTGGAGCCGCTCACTGCCGGGACGTAA
- a CDS encoding GNAT family N-acetyltransferase encodes MIRPRTLADLAALERALRAVHEGDGYPTVWPHDPGAFLSPPSVGAWAAEAQGQVVGQVILRPVPDSTPGWVTATGLAVPEVLIVSRLFVAPGARGQGLARRLLHAAWQEARERGKQAVLDVHHRNLGAVRLYEAEGWRRVATVGGDWTDPDGTVPQVHVYVAPSPAAPSLNPT; translated from the coding sequence GTGATTCGCCCGCGCACCCTGGCCGACCTCGCCGCGCTGGAGCGGGCGCTGCGGGCGGTGCATGAGGGGGACGGGTACCCGACGGTCTGGCCGCACGACCCCGGGGCGTTTCTGAGCCCGCCGTCGGTGGGCGCGTGGGCGGCCGAGGCACAGGGGCAGGTGGTGGGGCAGGTCATCCTGCGCCCGGTCCCCGACTCCACCCCCGGCTGGGTGACGGCCACCGGACTCGCGGTTCCGGAGGTGCTGATCGTCTCCCGGCTCTTCGTCGCTCCGGGAGCGCGGGGGCAGGGGCTGGCGCGGAGGCTCTTGCACGCTGCCTGGCAGGAGGCGCGGGAGCGCGGCAAACAGGCCGTTCTCGACGTTCATCACCGGAATCTGGGGGCCGTCCGGCTCTACGAGGCCGAGGGGTGGAGACGCGTCGCCACGGTGGGCGGCGACTGGACCGACCCGGACGGCACGGTTCCCCAGGTCCACGTGTATGTCGCGCCGAGTCCTGCCGCGCCATCTCTAAACCCGACTTGA
- a CDS encoding metallophosphoesterase family protein: MRLAVLSDVHGNAPALEAVLREVRAESPDLVINLGDQVEGSADPARAAALQHELARAGALEVRGNNEEKFWPGGRRSPLAREYGAWLETQLDAATRARLAALPLTARTLGGRVFACHGTPESAWDSLLWVWQSDAAGGGFYRAREPRELGALVAPLAAEVVLCGHTHRPGATRVGDTLVVNAGAVSDQVDGDPRARWTLLECRSGRWTADFRAVTYDIGTAVRWSRAHSPFGEGEAALLRSGTFDVRGG, from the coding sequence GTGAGGTTGGCCGTTCTCAGCGACGTTCATGGCAATGCCCCGGCGCTGGAGGCGGTGCTGCGGGAGGTGCGGGCCGAGTCGCCCGACCTCGTGATCAATCTGGGCGATCAGGTGGAGGGATCGGCCGACCCCGCCCGCGCCGCCGCCCTCCAGCACGAACTGGCGCGGGCCGGGGCGCTGGAGGTGCGCGGCAACAACGAGGAGAAGTTCTGGCCGGGCGGTCGGCGCTCGCCCCTCGCCCGCGAGTACGGCGCGTGGCTGGAGACGCAACTGGACGCGGCGACGCGGGCGCGGCTGGCGGCCCTGCCCCTGACCGCCCGCACGCTGGGTGGCCGCGTCTTTGCCTGCCACGGCACGCCGGAAAGCGCCTGGGACAGCCTGCTGTGGGTCTGGCAATCGGACGCGGCAGGCGGGGGCTTTTACCGTGCCCGCGAGCCCCGCGAACTGGGTGCCCTCGTCGCCCCCCTCGCGGCTGAGGTGGTCCTGTGCGGCCACACCCATCGTCCCGGCGCGACGCGGGTAGGGGACACGCTGGTCGTGAACGCCGGGGCCGTCAGCGATCAGGTAGACGGCGATCCTCGCGCCCGCTGGACCCTGCTGGAGTGCCGTTCGGGGCGCTGGACCGCAGACTTCCGCGCCGTGACCTATGACATCGGGACGGCGGTGCGTTGGTCGCGGGCGCACAGTCCCTTCGGAGAGGGCGAGGCCGCGCTGCTGCGCTCGGGCACCTTCGACGTGCGGGGCGGGTAG
- a CDS encoding TQO small subunit DoxD, with the protein MTAQASAPTRIVTEPGISQFLFADTRLAPLWALLRIYVGWQWLNAGWHKVTDPAWVGPQAGTAVTGFLQGALAKTTGERPSVSGWYGSFIENVALPNATLFSYLVAFGETAVGIALILGLLTGIAAFFGGLMNANFLLAGTLSSNPLLFILATWLVLAWRVAGWWGLDRWVLPKLGVISVPRQKVRDLQVPQPPRTT; encoded by the coding sequence ATGACTGCCCAGGCATCTGCTCCCACCCGCATCGTCACCGAGCCCGGCATCTCGCAGTTTCTCTTCGCCGACACCCGCCTCGCGCCCCTGTGGGCTCTGCTGCGCATCTACGTCGGCTGGCAGTGGCTGAACGCCGGTTGGCACAAGGTCACCGACCCGGCCTGGGTCGGCCCACAGGCCGGAACCGCCGTCACGGGCTTCCTGCAAGGTGCCCTGGCCAAGACCACGGGCGAGCGGCCCTCGGTGTCGGGCTGGTACGGCTCGTTTATCGAGAACGTCGCCCTGCCCAACGCGACCCTGTTCTCCTACCTCGTCGCCTTTGGGGAGACGGCGGTGGGCATCGCCCTGATCCTGGGCCTGCTGACGGGCATCGCCGCCTTCTTCGGCGGCCTGATGAACGCCAACTTCCTGCTTGCGGGCACCCTGTCGAGCAACCCTCTGCTGTTCATCCTGGCGACCTGGCTGGTGCTGGCGTGGCGGGTGGCCGGATGGTGGGGCCTGGACCGCTGGGTTCTGCCGAAGCTCGGCGTGATCAGCGTGCCCAGACAAAAAGTCCGCGACCTTCAGGTTCCCCAGCCCCCGCGCACCACGTAA
- the dcd gene encoding dCTP deaminase: protein MSILPDWRIRELAHAGMITPFEDRLVRTAEQGHVISYGLSSFGYDLRCADEWKVFTNAHGNTIVDPKAFDERAFIDITAPEIIIPPNSFVLARSVEYMKIPENVMVVALGKSTYARVGIVANVTPLEPGWEGHVTLEFSNTTPLPAKMYAFEGCVQLLFFEGERPEVTYGDRGGKYQRQQGVTLPRL, encoded by the coding sequence ATGAGCATCCTTCCCGACTGGCGCATCCGCGAGCTGGCCCACGCGGGCATGATCACCCCCTTCGAGGACCGGCTGGTCCGCACCGCCGAGCAGGGCCACGTGATCAGCTACGGCCTGAGCAGCTTCGGGTACGACCTGCGCTGTGCCGACGAGTGGAAGGTGTTTACCAACGCGCACGGCAACACCATCGTGGACCCTAAGGCGTTCGACGAGCGGGCTTTTATCGACATCACGGCGCCGGAGATCATCATTCCACCGAACTCGTTTGTTTTGGCCCGCAGCGTGGAATATATGAAAATCCCGGAGAATGTCATGGTTGTCGCGCTGGGAAAAAGCACGTATGCCCGCGTGGGCATCGTGGCCAACGTGACGCCCCTTGAACCCGGCTGGGAAGGCCACGTCACGCTGGAATTCAGCAACACCACGCCCCTCCCCGCCAAGATGTATGCCTTCGAGGGCTGCGTGCAGCTCCTCTTTTTCGAGGGCGAGCGGCCCGAAGTCACCTACGGCGACCGGGGCGGCAAGTACCAGAGGCAGCAAGGTGTGACCCTGCCCCGGCTGTGA
- a CDS encoding acetyl-CoA C-acetyltransferase produces the protein MSKADTLVITAARRTPIGSFLGTLADVSAVDLGVTATRAILEGVNPDEVADVIVGNVLQAGQGMNVARQIAIKSGLPQHVPGQTVNRVCGSGLQAVVSAVQGLKSGDGQLYLAGGTESMSGAPFLLPRARQGYRLGHAQAIDSILSDGLTDVFHDVHMGITAENIAEDWNLSREEQDAFAVESQRRAAAAIESGAFVDEVVPVEVPGKKGPTLFEKDEYVRPGTTAETLAKLKPAFKKGGTVTAGNASGLNDGAAMLAVTTEGYAQANGLPILAEITSYAAIGVDPRIMGIGPAKAVPVALERAGMGVGDVDLFELNEAFAAQSLAVVRDLGVDPAQVNVTGGAIALGHPIGASGARVLVTLIHALRRSGKETGVASLCIGGGMGIAMVVRARS, from the coding sequence ATGAGCAAGGCAGACACTCTGGTCATTACGGCGGCGCGGCGCACGCCCATCGGCAGCTTTCTGGGCACCCTCGCGGACGTCTCGGCGGTGGACCTCGGCGTGACGGCGACGCGGGCGATTCTGGAGGGCGTGAACCCGGACGAGGTCGCGGACGTGATCGTCGGCAACGTGTTGCAAGCCGGGCAGGGCATGAACGTGGCGCGGCAGATCGCCATCAAGTCGGGCCTGCCGCAGCATGTGCCGGGGCAGACGGTCAACCGGGTGTGCGGGTCGGGCCTGCAGGCGGTCGTGAGCGCCGTGCAGGGCCTAAAATCGGGCGACGGCCAGCTCTACCTCGCGGGCGGCACCGAGAGCATGAGCGGCGCCCCCTTCCTGCTTCCCCGCGCCCGGCAGGGCTACCGCCTGGGGCACGCGCAGGCGATCGACTCCATCCTCTCGGACGGCCTGACCGACGTGTTCCACGACGTGCACATGGGCATCACCGCCGAGAACATCGCCGAGGACTGGAACCTCTCGCGCGAGGAGCAGGACGCCTTCGCGGTGGAAAGCCAGCGCCGGGCGGCGGCGGCCATCGAGTCGGGGGCCTTCGTGGACGAGGTCGTGCCGGTGGAGGTTCCCGGCAAGAAGGGGCCGACCCTGTTCGAGAAAGACGAGTACGTGCGCCCCGGCACCACTGCCGAGACGCTGGCAAAGCTCAAGCCCGCCTTCAAGAAGGGCGGCACGGTGACCGCCGGAAACGCCTCGGGCCTCAACGACGGCGCGGCGATGCTGGCCGTGACCACCGAGGGCTACGCGCAGGCGAACGGCCTGCCCATCCTGGCCGAGATCACGAGCTACGCGGCGATCGGCGTGGACCCCCGCATCATGGGGATTGGCCCAGCGAAGGCGGTGCCCGTCGCGCTGGAACGGGCAGGCATGGGCGTGGGTGACGTGGACCTCTTCGAGCTGAACGAGGCCTTTGCCGCCCAGAGCCTCGCGGTGGTGCGGGACCTCGGCGTGGACCCCGCGCAGGTCAACGTGACGGGCGGGGCCATCGCGCTGGGGCACCCCATCGGGGCGTCGGGCGCCCGCGTCCTCGTGACCCTGATTCACGCGCTGCGCCGCTCGGGCAAGGAGACCGGGGTCGCCAGCCTGTGCATCGGCGGCGGCATGGGGATCGCGATGGTGGTGCGGGCGCGGAGCTGA